The DNA region CAAAACActgatcaaaaataaaaattacaaagctATTACAAAATGAACTCTACATCTGCCTAAGTTACTCCTGTAGAAGAACAACAGGCTTTAAGGCACAGTGGGAATATCTAAAGTTTAAGACTCAGAAAGTCAATCCAAATACTTCCACAAGACTGTtctacagataaaaataaaaatgccaagtTCCCTGAAAAATCATGTTTCACATGAAAACAATCAGTCACCTTTCCCAGCTACAAGCTAGCTGTAGGCAGGATTCTCTACTGACAGTATGAGAATACCTAGAGAAAGGGAGTGCTAAAGAACAAGACACATTACTAACTGCAACCTAGCTCTACCAATATTCCTTCTCATTTCAGTTTCATGCTTTAATTCTGCCCTTCAAGGAAACTGATCTGCAGAGTCAGACATAAAAACAGAGTTCATCCGAAGGCTCACTATCTTGTTGTAAACCTACCACTGGCTCAACATATCAAAGACATGTAAAATCTCAAGCACAATGAAAATGCATCTAAACCCCAGGTGTGTAAGTTGCTCTTTAACTTTTTCAGTTTCTAGACAGACTGAATTTAAGCACTGTTCATCCATCATCTTTCCCCAATATAAACATAACTGATATGATAGAAAAATGACTTACAATTTTGTCTGACCCATAGATCTTCTCCAACTGTTCAGCAACATCCCTTGTTCCATCTGGGCTTCCATCATCTATGATTATAATTTCATAGTTGAagccactaaaataaaaaaaattaaatttttttaaatttaaactactGCTTGGAGACAGTAGTCtcaaatgaaaaaatgattttaaaatcacTAATTCCTCCCCAGTATAAGTGGAAATTTATTGCCATGTTAAGCACCAAGGAAAACTTTAATTATCAAATGACATAAATGTCAAATATTTACTATGTCACCTCCCAACTACGTACGTTGCTGGAAAATGCTATACAGTCCTGATATGTTAAAATTCTCACAGAAAACAtactctttcattaaaaaaattatagtgatcatatatattatatacgaTAGGAtatcatataaaattttatacctACTTGGGAAATGGAATTGTGGAACTTTAATATCAAGTCTTagttacataaaatatttcaaaaatatatttaaagatatcaAGTGAGCTGAATAGCTCTGGgtgattattctttttaatttaatccaTGAATAGATAAATCTGATTTAATTTCACCCTTAAAATACCCACTTGAGAATGGTGACAGTCTTTTACATCACTATTTCAAACAGTTATACCCATTATCCCACactatcaaaacaaacaaacaaaaaaacccaacacccCCAGAGCATAGAATGACAAAAGATGTCAGTGCTTCAAAATTAACATCTTTTCGTTGTTCCCATTAACTTCATGTGAcagtttttattctaaaaacaagCCAGCACAATACTTGGATGTACCTGTGATCACCATCatatctctccccacctccctttaaagaaaacattctttttgTTAACTTTATTGGGAAActtaaggggaaagaaaaggagatacAGACAAACCCCCGAAACCCAACATTCTGCTTCCTCTGGTCCTGCTTGAAGAAACAAATGCGAGGAAATCAACCAGAAAACACATTCTATtgttaaaagctttaaaaagtcGGCCCCAGCAAACTTGGAAGAAAGCAAAACACATCCTATCTTCTAAGAGTACATAAGATGACTTCAGTTTCCAACAGTGCATTAAATTTGGCTCGTAAAGCCAAAAAAAGTTAagatgttggacttccctggtggtccaatggttaggactttgccttccagtgcagggggtgcaggttccattcctggtcagggagctaggatcccacatgcctcgtggccaaaaaaaccaaaacatgaaacagaagcaatattgtaacacattcaataaacacttaaaaaaaaagttaaaatgttaattctaGTTGTTGTTCTGAAAGAGATATACTTCATAAACAAATGGAGTCATTCATAAGCAAAATTACTGCCCTCTCCACTTCAAAGCACCCACACCACCTGAGGGTGAGGTAGTTAAAGGAAACAAGCTGAGCACACTTTAGATTACCTGACTGCCGTCTGAAAAGAAAATAGCTGTTTCCATCATTAAActtcattttgattaaaaaaaatccacccaGAAACTACTGAAAGGTAAACTGCactacataaaaaaattaaagaatagagcaaaaaatattgtataatcAGAAGACAAGCTTCAACAAGATCAGCTACATGACAATTTCTCTCATCTGGAAAGAGCTTGAGAAATCAAAAtataacttaaagaaaaaagggTTAAAAGCTACGGataaaaaaactttgaaaagccGTGAATGTGAGGATAGTTATTTCATTCAAAGAATTATAATCAAAACAGCAGTATCTTTCACCAATTAACATTTCCAACAATGTAGGTTTAATAAAACTGGCAGGTTGGTGGGGCAACAGGCCCTCTCTGATGAATGTTGGAGAGTCCTAAGCCGGTACTATCTTTTTTGAGAGCAATTTATCATTAAGTATCAATCTAAGCACATCTCTGTCGACTCAGCAATTACAGCACAAAGACTTTATCCACGGTATACTAGTAAAAGTAAGAATGTGTAAGGAGCACTTCTTACATGTCAAGCACTTTTCTCAATGCTGTTAAATACGTTGTGCACAAAGTCCCtattctcatttgtaaagttaaagtcaaaagagaaaaacagaaaaactctgGAAATAATCCGTGTTCATTGATATGACCCGGTTAGAAAAATTATAACACAGCCATATGATATTACCCAATTTTCACAATAATTTGCTAAGTTTGTATGTGCTGATATGGAAAGATCTTCAAAGATTTACACATGATCCCATTGGTGCAACCGTAAAACAAGTTACTTCGTACTGATACCACGAttttctgaagtttaaaaaaaactgtataacTCTTTCAAATTCAACTCCAAAATCTCTAACAATCACATCAAACATCCACCAGCGAATCTGCCCTTCTGCCCTCTCCAGAAAGGATGTCCAGCCCAGCAGCAGCTCCCTAACCCACAGAGCCCAAACCTCATGCTTACATAAGCCCTCAGCACCCGGGCGGGAGTGAGCGGCCTCAGTGAGAGTCCTGGCTCCTGCCGCAGATCCTAACCACCTAGATAGAGGGAGGAGTGAGGTCAGGCTTTCGGCCTCGCAGTAATTAAAAGGgtggctagggacttccctggcggtccggtggttaagattctgagctcccaacgcagggaacatgggttcgatccctggtccgggaactaagatcccacatgctgcgggcgcatgccaaatataaaataaaacaataaaagcaaacaagtAAAAGGGGGGCCAGCCCTTCTAAGAAAAAAGCGGGGTGAGGTATAAGGGAGTGTATAATAAAGGAGTGTGTCACAAAACCCAAGGGCAGAGATAAGAACCCGAGACACAGAGAGAACCCGGGAAGTATCCGCCTCCTTCCTCGTAGGGTGGCTTCCTCCCCAAGGCTTCCAGCGggagacagaagagaagccaGGCAGGGGGCCGCCTCTCGCAGCCAACTGCCGACACCCAGGCCGGGAAAGCCAGCTCATCTCATTCCTCTAGGAGGGCGGCCGGGCGCGCTACCTCTCGGAGAAGCTCTTCACCAGCAGCCACACAATGAGCGGTAGGTTCTCGCGCTCGTTGTAGGTGGGCAAAAGCACCGAATACTTGTCTTGTCGCGGGGTGCGCGGCTCTGGCTCCCGCGGAGACCTAGTAGACGGTCCACTCGCTTCCCCGGAGGCCATGGCAGAGCTGCACCAGGCGCCGGAAGCGGAATGACGTCAACGCGGCGCGGGAAGAGGACGCGTCGGAACGTACTAAAGCCGGGAGGAGGGGGATGGTCCGGGTGGCGAGTTCTAGACCTCCTAAGGCTCTCTGCGTAGTTCCATTGGAAACAGTCAGGACTTGTGACTCTTTCAAGTTGAATCTGACGGTTGCTTCAGAAAAATACATATCTGTTAATCACCTTTCCCCAAGCTCCATAGAGTTGTTTAGTTTATTCCAGTCGCAAGACGAGGGAAAGCCGGAAACGGAAATGCCTTTGACAACCTCCCAAAGAGGCTGCCATGGCGGCCACGGAGGAGGTGCTTACTTTGCAGGCTGAAGTTGCCCAGCGTGAGGAGGAGCTGAGTTCCCTGAAGCGGAGGCTGGCGGCGGCTCTTCTGGCCGAGCAGGAGTCAGAGCGGTTGGTTCCGGTGTCTCCCCTGCCGCCGAAGGCCGCCCTGTCCCGAGATGAGATTCTGCGCTACAGCCGGCAGCTCGTGCTGCCTGAGCTGGGCGTGCAGGGACAGCTGCGCCTGGCGACCGCGTCCGTGCTGGTCGTGGGCTGCGGGGGGCTCGGCTGCCCACTGGCGCAGTACCTGGCAGCGGCCGGCGTCGGCCGCCTGGGCCTTGTGGACTACGACGTAGTAGAAGTGAGCAACCTGGCCCGCCAGGTGCTGCACGGCGAGGCACTGGCCGGCCAGGCCAAGGTCTTTTCGGCTGCCGCTACACTGCGCCGTCTCAATTCGGCGGTGGAGTGCGTGCCTTACGCCCAGGCGCTTACGCCACCCACGGCGCTAGACCTGGTTGGCCGCTATGACGTGGTGGCTGATTGCTCCGACAACGTGCCCACTCGCTACCTGGTTAACGACGCCTGTGTGCTAACCGGCCGGCCCCTGGTGTCGGCCAGCGCCCTGCGCTTCGAGGGCCAACTCACAGTCTACCACTACGGCGGTGGGCCTTGCTATCGCTGCGTGTTTCCGCAACCACCTCCGGCGGAGACGGTGACCAGCTGCGCGGATGGCGGGGTGCTTGGTGTGGTTACCGGGGTCCTGGGCTGCCTGCAGGCGCTGGAAGTGTTGAAGATCGCTGCAGGTCTGGGCCCCTCTTACAGTGGCAGCCTGTTGCTCTTTGATGCCCTCGGAGGTCATTTCCGCTGTATTCGGCTGCGGAGGCGCAGGCCCGACTGTGCAGCTTGCGGGGAGCGGCCCACTGTGACTGATCTGCAGGACTACGAAAGCTTCTGTGGCTCCTCGGCCACCGATAAGTGCCGCTCCCTACAGTTACTGAAACCAGAGGAGCGAATTTCTGTCGTCGACTATAAGCGACTTCTGGATTCCGGGTCACCCCACGTGTTGCTGGACGTCAGGCCTCCAGTGGAGGTGGACCTGTGTCGGTTGCCTCACTCCCTACACATCCCTTTGAAACATTTGGAACGGAGGAATGCGGAGAGCCTGAAACTCTTGGGAGAAGCAATCCGGGAAGGGAAGC from Tursiops truncatus isolate mTurTru1 chromosome 15, mTurTru1.mat.Y, whole genome shotgun sequence includes:
- the MOCS3 gene encoding adenylyltransferase and sulfurtransferase MOCS3 codes for the protein MAATEEVLTLQAEVAQREEELSSLKRRLAAALLAEQESERLVPVSPLPPKAALSRDEILRYSRQLVLPELGVQGQLRLATASVLVVGCGGLGCPLAQYLAAAGVGRLGLVDYDVVEVSNLARQVLHGEALAGQAKVFSAAATLRRLNSAVECVPYAQALTPPTALDLVGRYDVVADCSDNVPTRYLVNDACVLTGRPLVSASALRFEGQLTVYHYGGGPCYRCVFPQPPPAETVTSCADGGVLGVVTGVLGCLQALEVLKIAAGLGPSYSGSLLLFDALGGHFRCIRLRRRRPDCAACGERPTVTDLQDYESFCGSSATDKCRSLQLLKPEERISVVDYKRLLDSGSPHVLLDVRPPVEVDLCRLPHSLHIPLKHLERRNAESLKLLGEAIREGKQGTQEGVSLPIYVICKLGNDSQKAVKILQSWTDLDSLTVRDVVGGLMAWAAKIDGTFPRY